A single window of Doryrhamphus excisus isolate RoL2022-K1 chromosome 5, RoL_Dexc_1.0, whole genome shotgun sequence DNA harbors:
- the babam1 gene encoding BRISC and BRCA1-A complex member 1, with protein sequence METPEPGPADGEERLVDLRPRTRSNPEGAEDRRGSTGSLGGGGNPSLSQPAVGSRVEGEGEASTSDSPPSSTTTSISTAVAQTVTPVAATAATAASAAAATPMQLVAAAAATAKERPKPTQQQPPLSTPVPPPAEYQIRVPRVNCPEKVIICLDLSEEMCLPKLESFNGSKTNALNISQKMIEMFVRTKHKIDKRHEFALVVVNDDALWLSGFTSDPRELCSCLYDLETNVCETFNLEDLLNVIRQKIELPLMENVQTIPPPYVVRTVLIYSRHAGQLQLSPSEAVGKMLQSPYFFFDVVYLHNGVEDQGEETSWRDNYTAFCNLDSKGMGYRFEVSLSGPAIELHNCMAKLLAHPLQRPFQSHASYSLLEGDEVQDVEATV encoded by the exons ATGGAGACACCTGAGCCCGGCCCAGCAGATGGAGAGGAGCGCCTGGTGGATCTGCGACCACGAACCCGTTCCAACCCCGAAGGCGCCGAGGACCGCCGCGGCAGCACCGGTAGCCTCGGAGGCGGCGGGAACCCCAGTCTGTCACAACCGGCTGTCGGCAGCCGCGTTGAGGGTGAAGGCGAGGCCTCGACCAGTGACAGTCCCCCGAGTTCCACCACTACAAGCATCTCCACAGCCGTAGCTCAGACTGTGACCCCTGTGGCTGCTACTGCTGCTACAGCCGCctccgctgctgctgctacacCGATGCAgcttgttgctgctgctgctgctacagcCAAGGAGAGACCGAAGCCCACGCAACAGCAGCCCCCGCTGTCGACCCCTGTACCTCCACCAGCAGAGTACCAAATTCGAGTTCCTCGTGTCAACTGTCCAGAAAAAGTG ATCATCTGCTTGGACCTTTCTGAGGAGATGTGTCTACCAAAGCTGGAATCTTTTAATGG GTCTAAAACAAATGCCCTTAACATTTCCCAGAAGATGATTGAGATGTTTGTGAGAACTAAGCACAAGATTGACAAAAGGCATGAGTTTGCTCTGGTGGTGGTCAATGATGACGCTCTGTGG CTGTCAGGCTTCACCTCTGACCCCAGGGAGCTGTGCAGCTGTTTGTACGACTTGGAGACCAATGTGTGCGAGACCTTCA ACCTGGAAGATCTTCTCAATGTCAT TCGTCAGAAGATCGAGCTGCCATTGATGGAGAATGTTCAGACCATCCCACCTCCTTACGTGGTGCGGACCGTGCTCATCTACAGCCGCCATGCTGGACAGctacagctcagcccctctgaGGCCGTCGGA AAAATGCTGCAGTCTCCGTATTTCTTCTTTGACGTGGTCTACCTACACAATGGGGTGGAAGATCAGGGGGAGGAGACCAGCTGGCGG GACAACTACACCGCTTTCTGCAACCTCGACTCAAAAGGCATGGGTTATCGTTTTGAGGTTTCCCTGAGCGGCCCCGCCATTGAGCTGCACAACTGCATGGCCAAACTTCTGGCTCACCCTCTGCAGAGACCTTTCCAGAGCCACGCGTCCTACAGCCTCCTGGAGGGGGACGAGGTGCAGGACGTGGAAGCCACAGTCTAA